One segment of Gordonia terrae DNA contains the following:
- a CDS encoding DUF2339 domain-containing protein: protein MSERIGAAAERGLIGKILATAGVGVTLVGVALLLVLAAQAGILRPEFRVAGGAVLAAALIAGGMWLRGRSDGRIGAIALTATGIAAGYLDVLAATKIYEWLPIVPGLGVAGLVAAGGLVLAHRWRSEHLGLLVVVPLIVLAPVLTGGLDTTLIAFMVVLCAASAWVQFGRDWIWLHAVRLAAPTIPLTLVGLFGLAGWSAPGSSDPVFAAAVTVVVVLGVGGALIAMPTTEFREVLAGLASATTIPALFAGTAMHLPGAVILQTSLALALIGTVLVGSGLTGSGAVTRVMPDSVAQIWSATALLLLFVAVLVTFDGTVAVAVLLGLATVTGLVARTWSTTSRVLLAGSSVIWAIGFAALLDAAPPYVLADADLIGRDANLEIVVASLFAAVGALILAAGWARLTDERVSRAAHIAAGVVVVYALTAISVTAGVLVGGPDGFLAGHVLATTCWMALAGAALAYARRRGGAARTAAVTGGLVLVAAAMAKLFLFDLATLDGIFRVIVFIVTGLILLGLGAWYARALQGDPVEPDSATAV, encoded by the coding sequence ATGTCCGAACGGATCGGCGCCGCCGCCGAACGCGGACTGATCGGCAAGATCCTCGCGACCGCAGGCGTCGGTGTGACCCTCGTCGGCGTCGCACTCCTCCTCGTCCTGGCCGCACAAGCCGGAATCCTCCGCCCGGAGTTCCGCGTCGCCGGCGGGGCGGTCCTCGCGGCGGCACTCATCGCCGGTGGGATGTGGCTGCGCGGCCGGAGCGATGGTCGGATCGGCGCCATCGCCCTGACGGCCACCGGCATCGCGGCCGGGTACCTCGACGTCCTGGCCGCGACCAAGATCTACGAGTGGCTGCCGATCGTGCCCGGACTCGGCGTCGCCGGACTCGTCGCGGCGGGTGGTCTCGTCTTGGCCCACCGTTGGCGCAGCGAACATCTCGGCCTGCTCGTCGTGGTGCCGCTGATCGTCCTGGCCCCGGTTCTCACCGGTGGACTCGACACCACCTTGATCGCATTCATGGTGGTGCTCTGCGCCGCGTCGGCGTGGGTCCAGTTCGGCCGTGACTGGATCTGGCTGCATGCCGTCCGTCTGGCGGCACCCACGATCCCACTCACCCTGGTCGGGCTCTTCGGCCTTGCCGGGTGGAGTGCGCCCGGAAGCTCCGACCCGGTCTTCGCCGCCGCGGTCACCGTGGTCGTCGTCCTCGGCGTCGGCGGCGCGCTCATCGCGATGCCCACCACCGAGTTCCGGGAGGTCCTGGCGGGCCTCGCGAGTGCGACGACCATCCCGGCACTCTTCGCCGGCACGGCGATGCACCTACCCGGCGCGGTCATCCTGCAGACCTCCCTCGCCCTGGCCCTCATCGGCACCGTGTTGGTCGGCTCGGGACTCACGGGTTCGGGCGCCGTCACTCGTGTCATGCCCGACTCTGTCGCCCAGATCTGGTCCGCCACCGCGCTTCTCCTGCTGTTCGTCGCAGTGCTCGTGACCTTCGACGGGACCGTGGCGGTCGCCGTGCTGCTGGGGTTGGCCACGGTGACCGGCCTCGTCGCCCGGACGTGGTCGACGACCTCGCGTGTCCTCCTCGCCGGCAGTTCGGTCATCTGGGCGATCGGTTTCGCCGCCCTCCTCGACGCAGCGCCGCCGTACGTGCTCGCCGACGCCGACCTCATCGGACGCGACGCGAACCTGGAGATCGTTGTCGCGAGCCTGTTCGCTGCTGTGGGCGCACTCATCCTGGCCGCGGGTTGGGCGCGCCTGACCGACGAGAGAGTCTCTCGCGCAGCCCACATCGCGGCGGGGGTGGTCGTCGTCTACGCGCTCACCGCGATCAGCGTGACCGCCGGTGTGCTCGTCGGTGGGCCCGACGGATTCCTGGCCGGACACGTGCTGGCGACCACCTGCTGGATGGCCCTCGCCGGCGCCGCACTCGCGTATGCCCGACGACGTGGCGGCGCGGCGCGCACCGCCGCGGTCACCGGCGGTCTGGTCCTCGTCGCCGCGGCGATGGCCAAGCTGTTCCTGTTCGACCTGGCCACCCTCGACGGCATCTTCCGAGTGATCGTGTTCATCGTGACCGGACTCATCCTGCTCGGACTGGGCGCCTGGTACGCACGCGCCCTGCAGGGCGACCCGGTCGAACCGGATTCGGCTACAGCCGTGTGA
- a CDS encoding formate/nitrite transporter family protein: MSYVKPSEFAVKMVDAGESKAFMSTRDTLIRAFMAGAILALAAAFAVTVTVRTGEPLLGAVLFPVGFILLYLMGFDLLTGVFTLVPLALLDKRRGVTVRSMLRNWGLVFLGNFLGAFLVAVMMAVILTYGFSVAPDEVGRQLGEIGHSRTVGYAEHGAAGMLTLFIRGVLCNWMVSTGVVAALMSTSLPGKVIGMWMPIMLFFYMGFEHSIVNMFLFPSGLMLGGDFSIADYLVWNEIPTVIGNLVGGLTFVGLTLYLTHVRTAPDRRPPAHDATTEVDVAAPVRTTTA, from the coding sequence ATGTCCTATGTGAAACCGTCCGAATTCGCGGTGAAGATGGTCGACGCCGGCGAGTCGAAGGCGTTCATGTCCACCCGCGACACGCTGATCAGAGCGTTCATGGCCGGCGCGATCCTGGCTCTGGCCGCGGCCTTCGCGGTGACGGTGACCGTGCGCACCGGTGAGCCGCTGCTCGGGGCGGTGTTGTTCCCGGTCGGCTTCATCCTGCTCTATCTGATGGGATTCGATCTGCTCACCGGCGTGTTCACGCTGGTGCCGCTGGCACTACTGGACAAGCGCCGAGGCGTGACCGTGCGGTCGATGTTGCGCAACTGGGGTCTGGTGTTCCTCGGGAACTTCCTCGGCGCCTTCCTGGTGGCGGTCATGATGGCGGTCATCTTGACCTACGGGTTCAGCGTCGCACCCGATGAAGTGGGCCGGCAGCTCGGCGAGATCGGTCACAGCCGGACCGTCGGATACGCCGAGCACGGGGCGGCCGGCATGCTGACCCTGTTCATCCGCGGGGTGCTGTGCAACTGGATGGTGTCCACCGGCGTGGTCGCCGCCCTGATGTCGACATCGTTGCCCGGCAAGGTGATCGGTATGTGGATGCCCATCATGCTGTTCTTCTACATGGGCTTCGAGCACTCGATCGTCAACATGTTCCTCTTCCCGTCGGGCCTCATGCTCGGTGGCGACTTCTCGATCGCCGACTACCTGGTCTGGAACGAGATCCCCACGGTGATCGGCAATCTCGTCGGCGGGCTCACCTTCGTCGGGTTGACGCTGTACCTGACGCATGTGCGGACCGCGCCGGATCGTCGGCCGCCCGCCCACGACGCGACGACCGAGGTCGACGTGGCCGCGCCGGTCCGCACGACGACCGCGTAG